In Saccharomyces eubayanus strain FM1318 chromosome XV, whole genome shotgun sequence, a single window of DNA contains:
- the IPI1 gene encoding Ipi1p, whose translation MTKSRKQKQKKQDFLRKKLKVGKPKERASNATNTSFVSKTISIRNQHLDQDPHDLTKRLTLLKHHNTNVRKETLITFQKSIPSIINSRLMTPLLTQSIPLICDESQQVRQGLIDLIDEIGSHDAEILKLHCNIFVLYINMAMTHIFSQIQADSTKFLSHLLKYCSDEVVRKSWVKLLNGVFGVLGWGQVGKNEGASVVQTKKRNAKYINIHLNALYMLVEYGCQDERARGVDSDTAVSFEDSSDLRNPYLIPDCPQPFEHLKLFTRELKVKDPAANGTNATLLSLATQDIETRRAAFSEQFLPVVLKQIEIIIKEGGECGKTANNLKKLLAKVFD comes from the coding sequence ATgacaaaatcaagaaagcagaagcagaagaaacaggattttttgagaaaaaagttaaaagtTGGTAAGCCAAAGGAAAGAGCAAGTAATGCCACTAATACGTCTTTTGTTTCCAAAACCATTTCTATTAGAAACCAGCATCTAGATCAGGATCCTCACGATCTGACGAAACGGTTAACTTTATTAAAACACCACAACACCAACGTGAGAAAGGAAACATTAATAACATTCCAGAAATCTATACCGTCGATAATAAATTCACGGCTCATGACACCGTTGCTTACTCAAAGTATACCCTTAATTTGCGACGAGTCACAGCAAGTTCGCCAAGGACTTATCGATCTTATAGATGAGATAGGTAGCCATGATgctgaaattttgaaattgcaCTGTAacatttttgtcttgtaCATTAACATGGCAATGACCCACATTTTTTCACAAATCCAAGCAGATTCCACCAAATTTTTGTCTCACTTACTAAAATACTGTAGCGATGAAGTGGTAAGAAAATCCTGGGTCAAACTTCTGAATGGTGTCTTTGGAGTTCTTGGTTGGGGCCAAGTAGGTAAGAATGAAGGCGCAAGTGTGGTACAAACTAAGAAGCGCAATGCCAAGTACATCAACATTCATCTCAACGCCTTGTATATGCTCGTTGAATACGGCTGTCAAGATGAGCGTGCTAGAGGCGTCGACAGTGATACAGCAGTTTCTTTCGAAGACAGCAGTGATTTGCGAAACCCATACTTAATTCCAGACTGTCCGCAGCCATTCGAGCATCTAAAACTGTTTACCAGAGAATTGAAAGTCAAGGATCCAGCTGCTAATGGAACCAATGCGACGCTGTTGTCATTGGCTACACAGGACATCGAGACTCGTAGGGCGGCTTTCAGCGAACAATTCCTGCCTGTCGTACTCAAGCAAATCGAAATTATTATCAAGGAGGGGGGAGAGTGCGGTAAAACCGCAAACAACCTCAAGAAGCTGCTTGCGAAAGTCTTCGACTAA
- the NAM8 gene encoding Nam8p produces the protein MSYKQFNYYPNRGDPTRNDSFQYNDVASSNNNSTNNNSTNVLNVQGASDINSGTTGNQLYMGDLDPTWDKNTISQIWGSLGEANINVRMMWNNPSNGSSRPSMGPKNNQGYCFIDFPSSTHAANALLKNGMIIPSFPNKKLKLNWATSSYSNGNSSSSNSISNSKSGNNYSIFVGDLAPNVTESQLFELFITRYASASHAKIVHDQVTGMSKGYGFVKFSSAEEQQLALSEMQGVFLNGRAIKVGPTSGQQQQNVRTNGSNEYNRSSSSLNNENYDPRFPSKNQSSLGNVSNNMSSKRNHMSQFIYPVQQQPSLNHFTDPNNTTVFIGGLSSLVTEDELRAYFQPFGTIVYVKIPVGKGCGFVQYVDRLSAETAIAGMQGFPIANSRVRLSWGRSAKQTALLQQAMLSNSLQVQQQQPALQQPTYGYIPSTSYENPAPLNSNITASMLPGSQTLNYANSYANDNSLLHDSSNSLGLNDFGFYNNNGATNASTASLMTNNDSISAIDAQGQQQVIMQGNEAFANSTTSMLNRLEQGSNGFMFA, from the coding sequence ATGTCTTATAAACAATTCAATTACTATCCCAATAGGGGAGATCCGACTAGGAACGACTCATTTCAATATAATGATGTTGCCTCTTCGAACAACAATAGtacaaataataatagtacGAACGTATTAAATGTCCAAGGTGCATCCGATATAAATTCGGGCACTACCGGGAACCAATTGTATATGGGGGACTTGGATCCTACTTGGGATAAGAATACCATAAGTCAAATTTGGGGGTCCTTGGGCGAAGCAAATATTAACGTTCGAATGATGTGGAATAACCCTTCTAATGGTAGTTCCAGACCATCAATGGGTCCAAAAAACAATCAGGGGTATTGCTTTATCGATTTTCCTTCTTCCACACATGCGGCAAAtgctcttttgaagaacgGGATGATTATACCtagttttccaaataaaaaattgaaattaaaCTGGGCTACGTCGTCGTATTCAAAcggcaacagcagcagcagcaactCGATTAGTAACAGCAAGAGTGGCAATAACTATTCCATATTTGTTGGAGACTTAGCGCCAAATGTTACCGAATCACAGTTATTCGAGCTCTTCATTACCAGATATGCTTCTGCGTCTCACGCGAAAATCGTGCATGACCAGGTCACAGGAATGTCCAAGGGGTACGGCTTTGTAAAATTCAGCAGCGCTGAAGAACAACAACTAGCTCTTTCAGAAATGCAAGGCGTATTCTTGAACGGTAGAGCCATCAAAGTTGGTCCTACATCTGGtcaacagcagcaaaaTGTACGTACTAACGGTAGTAACGAATACAATCGTAGTTCTTCGTCACTGAACAATGAAAATTATGATCCGAGGTTTCCCTCCAAGAATCAGTCATCATTGGGTAATGTTTCTAATAACATGAGCTCGAAGAGAAACCATATGTCTCAATTCATTTACCCCGTCCAACAACAGCCGTCTCTGAACCATTTCACTGATCCAAACAATACCACTGTCTTTATTGGGGGTCTGTCATCTTTGGTGACCGAGGATGAGCTCCGTGCTTATTTCCAACCTTTTGGCACGATTGTCTACGTCAAGATCCCAGTAGGCAAAGGCTGTGGGTTTGTTCAATACGTTGACCGACTATCCGCCGAGACAGCCATTGCCGGAATGCAAGGTTTTCCAATTGCGAATTCAAGAGTTAGGCTATCTTGGGGCAGATCTGCCAAGCAGACGGCATTGCTCCAGCAAGCTATGTTGAGTAACTCTTTGCAAgttcaacaacagcaaccaGCTTTACAGCAACCTACGTACGGATACATTCCCTCCACTTCGTATGAAAATCCAGCTCCGCTAAATAGTAACATTACGGCTTCAATGCTTCCAGGTTCTCAAACTTTAAACTATGCTAACTCATACGCCAATGATAACTCGTTACTTCATGATTCGAGTAATAGCTTAGGCTTAAATGATTTTGGTTTCTACAATAACAATGGTGCCACGAACGCATCTACCGCTAGCCTAATGACTAACAACGACTCCATCAGCGCTATTGATGCCCAAGGCCAACAACAGGTTATAATGCAAGGAAACGAAGCATTTGCGAATAGCACAACTTCAATGTTGAATCGTTTGGAACAAGGTAGTAATGGATTTATGTTTGCTTGA
- the RTC3 gene encoding Rtc3p, translated as MSTVIKYFYKGENTDLIIFAASEELVNEYLENPSIGKLSEVVEVFEIFTPLDGRGAEGELGAASKAQVENEFGKGKKIEEVIDLILKNGEPNSVTSSLKTKGNAYK; from the coding sequence aTGTCTACCGTAATCAAGTATTTCTACAAAGGTGAAAACACCGATTTAATTATATTTGCTGCATCTGAAGAACTCGTAAACgaatatttggaaaatcCATCCATCGGTAAGCTTTCGGAAGTGGTTGaagtctttgaaatcttcacCCCGCTAGATGGTAGAGGTGCCGAAGGTGAATTGGGCGCTGCATCCAAGGCCCAAGTGGAAAATGAATTCGGTAAGGGTAAGAAGATCGAAGAAGTTATCgatttgatattgaaaaatggtgAACCAAATTCCGTTACTTCCAGTCTCAAAACTAAAGGTAACGCCTACAAATAA
- the RPF1 gene encoding rRNA-binding ribosome biosynthesis protein RPF1, producing MAAGNEINITNKLKRQEIFADIKHEKNKERHTMRRKRAKDERENPELREQRLKDNVTKTIENTRVYDETISKEVEGDEEDLMKYFNGNSNEPPKIFLTTNVNAKKSAYEFANILIEVLPNVTFVKRKFGYKLKEISDICIKRNFTDIVIINEDKKKVTGLTFIHLPEGPTFYFKLSSFVEVKKIVGHGRPTSHIPELILNNFQTRLGQTVGRLFQSILPQDPDIEGRQVITLHNQRDYIFFRRHRYVFKDNERVGLQELGPQFTLKLKRLQRGIKEETEWEHKPEMDKEKKKFYL from the coding sequence ATGGCTGCTGGAAATGAGATAAACATTACGAATAAGCTCAAAAGGCAAGAGATTTTTGCTGATATAAAACATGAGAAGAATAAAGAACGTCATACaatgagaagaaagaggGCTAAGGACGAGAGGGAGAACCCAGAACTACGGGAGCAAAGATTGAAAGATAACGTAACGAAGACTATAGAAAACACGAGGGTCTATGATGAGACTATTAGCAAAGAAGTGGAAGGggacgaagaagatttgatgaaataCTTTAACGGTAATTCCAACGAACCACCAAAGATCTTCCTGACCACAAATGTGAACGCAAAAAAGAGTGCTTATGAATTTGCTAACATCCTGATTGAGGTGTTGCCAAATGTCACTTTTGTGAAGAGAAAGTTTGGCTATAAGTTAAAGGAGATATCTGATATTTGtataaagagaaatttCACCGACATTGTTATAATcaatgaagataagaaaaaggtaACGGGTTTGACATTCATACATTTACCAGAGGGTCCAACTTTCTACTTCAAATTATCGTCCTTTGTGGAAGTGAAGAAAATTGTTGGACACGGCAGACCAACTAGTCATATTCCAGAGCTGATTTTGAACAACTTTCAAACAAGACTAGGTCAAACAGTGGGCAGGTTGTTCCAGTCTATTTTACCTCAGGACCCTGATATTGAAGGTAGACAGGTGATTACTCTACACAATCAAAGAGActacattttcttcagaagGCATCGTTACGTCTTCAAAGACAATGAAAGAGTGGGTTTGCAAGAACTGGGCCCACAGTTTACTCTTAAATTGAAGAGATTGCAAAGAGGTATTAAAGAGGAAACTGAATGGGAACACAAGCCTGAAAtggataaagaaaagaaaaagttctATCTATAG
- the GAR1 gene encoding H/ACA snoRNP pseudouridylase subunit GAR1 — MSFRGGNRGGRGGFRGGFRGGRAGGARPFQQGPPDSVLEMGAFVHPCEGDIVCRSINTKVPYFNAPIYLENKTQVGKIDEILGPLNEVFFTIKCGDGVQATSFKEGDKFYIAADKLLPIERFLPKPKVAGPPKPKNKKKRGGAPGGRGGAPMGRGGARGGFRGGDRGGFRGGFRGGARGGSSFRGGSRGGSSFRGGSRGGSRGGFRGDRGGRR, encoded by the coding sequence atgagTTTTAGAGGAGGTAACAGAGGTGGCCGTGGCGGTTTCCGTGGCGGCTTTCGTGGTGGACGTGCTGGTGGTGCTAGACCATTTCAACAAGGTCCACCAGACAGTGTTCTAGAAATGGGTGCTTTCGTACATCCATGTGAGGGTGATATTGTTTGTCGTTCCATCAACACCAAGGTTCCATATTTCAATGCCCCAAtatatttggaaaacaagaCTCAAGTCGGTAAAATCGATGAAATATTGGGTCCATTAAATGaagtttttttcactatcaAGTGTGGTGATGGTGTCCAGGCTACCAGCTTCAAAGAAGGTGACAAATTCTACATTGCTGCTGATAAACTATTACCTATTGAAAGATTTTTACCAAAGCCAAAGGTAGCAGGCCCACCAAAGccaaaaaacaagaaaaagagaggtGGTGCCCCAGGTGGCCGTGGTGGTGCCCCAATGGGCCGTGGTGGCGCTAGAGGTGGTTTCAGAGGTGGTGATAGAGGTGGTTTCAGAGGTGGTTTCAGAGGTGGAGCTCGTGGCGGTAGTTCATTCAGAGGCGGATCTCGCGGTGGTAGCTCATTCAGAGGCGGTTCCCGTGGTGGTTCCCGTGGCGGTTTCAGAGGTGATCGTGGAGGCAGAAGATGA
- the YNG2 gene encoding histone acetyltransferase YNG2, whose translation MDPSLVLEQTIQDVSNLPSEFHYLLEEIGSNDLKLNEEKKRYEQKEFQIHKFIRQQGSIPKHPQEDELDEEIKGSLLKCQSLQKEKCVLANTALFLIARHLSKLENNIALLEEDGVLAPVEEDGDMESAAEASRESSVMSSGSMKKKRAASSSGSIPPTLKKKKTNRASKLQNEIDVSTTEKSVTPMSPSFENKIARTKEIKNNRNGKGQNGSFENEDEDKTLYCFCQRVSFGEMVACDGPNCKYEWFHYDCVSLKEPPKGTWYCPDCKIEMEKSKLKRKRN comes from the coding sequence ATGGACCCAAGTTTAGTTTTAGAGCAAACAATACAAGATGTGTCGAATCTCCCATCCGAgtttcattatcttctAGAGGAGATCGGCTCAAATGACTTGAAACtcaacgaagaaaaaaagagatatGAGCAAAAGGAATTCCAGATACACAAGTTTATAAGGCAGCAAGGCTCCATACCGAAACACCCACAGGAGGACGAACTAGACGAAGAAATAAAAGGTTCACTTTTAAAATGTCAGTCTctacaaaaagaaaaatgcgTTCTAGCGAATACCGCGCTCTTTTTAATTGCTAGACATTTGAGTAAGTTAGAGAACAACATAGCTCTATTAGAGGAAGACGGTGTGCTAGCTCCTGTAGAAGAAGACGGGGACATGGAAAGTGCTGCTGAAGCCTCCAGAGAAAGTTCAGTAATGAGTAGTGGTAgcatgaagaagaaacgaGCTGCGTCTAGCTCAGGATCTATACCGCccactttgaaaaagaaaaaaaccaatcGTGCATCTAAGCTCCAGAATGAAATAGATGTTTCAACTACAGAAAAATCTGTCACCCCAATGAGTCCGagctttgaaaataaaatcgCAAGgacaaaagaaatcaaaaataatagaaatgGCAAGGGTCAAAACGGCTCATTTGAGAATGAGGACGAAGACAAAACCTTATACTGCTTTTGCCAAAGGGTGTCATTCGGCGAAATGGTTGCTTGCGATGGTCCTAACTGTAAATATGAATGGTTTCATTATGATTGTGTTAGTTTAAAAGAACCTCCAAAGGGTACGTGGTACTGTCCTGACTGCAAAATTGAGATGgaaaaaagcaaattgaaaaggaaacgCAATTAA
- the MSR1 gene encoding arginine--tRNA ligase MSR1: MFRILHFKNHSLSCRGHFSSHPRYNSIPLLITHFRHTFCTTRKDSGQNKYRSESSRPKLSKKSEQANYPLDTLREDISIILNDISGIGRSLIVNALEPTNNMEGGDLILPLPKIKVANPVAVAKRWATELSAYGSLGKVCAKGPFLQFFFDQKYLLQSAVPSILLQKERYGQEKSCLQKKVVVEFSSPNIAKPFHAGHLRSTIIGGFLSNLYEAMGWSVVRMNYLGDWGRQFGLLAVGFEKYGNEKALEKQPIQHLFEVYVQINKDLAEEEKENDTSQCGISSRARTFFKKLENGDQNATKIWNRFRSLSIHHYIQTYSRLNINFDIFSGESQVSKESMDEALNIFYQNHLVEEKDGALVIDLTQWSKNLGKAVVQKSDGTTLYLTRDVGAAMERKKDLKFDKMVYVISSQQDLYMSQLFMILQKMNFDWAKDLNHVNFGMVQGMSTRKGNVVFLDTILDEARDKAFQIMKNNKIKIAQVEDPHQVADLIGISAIIIQDMKAKRINNYEFNWNRMLSFEGDTGPYLQYTHSRLRSLERSSSNITADMLVQADFSNLDEPQLIKLVRLLAQYPDVLKRAFKTQEPATIITYLFKVCHQVSSCYKNVWVAGKSDDVAIPRLAIYSASRQVLHNAMSLLGLVPVDRM; this comes from the coding sequence ATGTTTAGAATTCTTCACTTTAAGAATCACAGCCTGTCCTGCAGGGgtcatttttcttcccacCCTAGATACAACTCGATACCTTTGTTGATTACACATTTTAGGCACACCTTTTGTACCACCAGAAAAGATAGTGGACAGAATAAATACAGATCTGAAAGTTCAAGGCCAAAGTTAAGTAAAAAATCCGAACAAGCAAATTATCCTTTAGATACTTTACGCGAAGATATTTCAATAATACTGAATGATATATCCGGAATAGGCCGCTCGCTGATAGTCAATGCGCTCGAGCCAACGAATAATATGGAGGGAGGTGATCTAATATTGCCTCTTCCGAAAATAAAGGTAGCTAATCCCGTGGCCGTTGCTAAGCGATGGGCCACCGAGTTAAGCGCGTACGGCAGTTTAGGTAAAGTTTGTGCAAAGGGGCCCTTCCTtcagttcttcttcgatcAGAAGTATCTTCTCCAATCAGCAGTACCGAGTATACtgcttcaaaaagaaagatatGGTCAGGAAAAATCTTGTCTGCAGAAAAAAGTTGTAGTCGAATTTTCATCGCCAAACATTGCCAAACCGTTTCATGCTGGTCATTTGAGATCGACAATAATAGGTGGGTtcctttcaaatttatACGAGGCAATGGGATGGTCAGTAGTTCGTATGAACTACTTAGGTGATTGGGGTCGACAGTTTGGTTTATTAGCAGTAGGTTTTGAGAAATATGGTAACGAAAAGGCGTTAGAAAAGCAGCCCATTCAACATTTATTCGAGGTATATGTTCAAATCAACAAGGACCTTGCggaagaagagaaggaaaacGACACATCTCAATGTGGCATCAGTAGCAGGGCCCGTAcgttcttcaaaaaattagaaaatggAGACCAGAATGCTACCAAGATCTGGAATAGATTCCGCTCACTATCCATCCACCACTATATCCAAACGTATTCACGTTTGAACATTAATTTTGACATATTTTCCGGGGAATCGCAAGTATCCAAAGAATCCATGGATGAGGCATTAAACATATTTTACCAAAACCAtcttgttgaagaaaaggatgGTGCTCTGGTAATTGATTTAACGCAATGGTCGAAAAACCTAGGTAAAGCTGTGGTACAAAAATCAGACGGAACTACTCTGTATCTGACAAGAGACGTTGGGGCAGCCATGGAGCGCaaaaaagatttaaaaTTTGACAAAATGGTATACGTGATTTCATCTCAACAAGACTTGTATATGTCCCAGCTCTTTATGATActacaaaaaatgaacttcGATTGGGCAAAAGATTTGAATCACGTCAACTTCGGTATGGTTCAAGGCATGTCGACAAGAAAGGGAAACGTGGTTTTCTTAGATACCATTCTAGACGAAGCAAGGGATAAAGCTTTCCAAATTatgaaaaacaacaaaataaaaatagcGCAAGTGGAAGATCCACATCAGGTTGCCGATTTAATTGGTATATCTGCCATAATCATTCAAGACATGAAGGCCAAACGTATCAATAATTACGAATTTAACTGGAACAGAATGCTATCTTTTGAAGGTGACACAGGCCCCTACTTGCAATACACACATTCCAGACTAAGATCTTTGGAAAGGAGCTCCAGTAATATTACAGCCGATATGCTGGTGCAAgcagatttttcaaatctcgACGAACCACAATTGATTAAGCTTGTCAGACTCCTGGCTCAGTATCCGGACGTCCTCAAACGAGCGTTTAAAACACAAGAGCCCGCTACAATTATAACGTATTTATTCAAGGTTTGTCACCAGGTCTCTTCATGTTATAAAAATGTATGGGTTGCAGGGAAGTCTGACGATGTTGCTATACCACGACTTGCCATATATTCAGCAAGCAGACAAGTACTGCACAATGCAATGTCACTCTTAGGGCTAGTACCAGTCGATAgaatgtaa
- the HXT4 gene encoding hexose transporter HXT4: protein MSEEGAYHEDTAVQNPPPEALSPVESDSNSALSTPSNKAEGDDLKDFDENHEESNNYIEIPKKPASAYITVSIMCIMIAFGGFVFGWDTGTISGFVAQTDFIRRFGMKHHDGTHYLSKVRTGLIVAIFNIGCAFGGIILSKLGDMYGRKMGLIVVVVIYIIGIIIQIASIDKWYQYFIGRIISGLGVGGIAVLSPMLISEVSPKHIRGTLVSCYQLMITLGIFLGYCTNYGTKTYSNSVQWRVPLGLGFAWALFMIGGMTFVPESPRYLVEVGKIEEAKRSIALSNKVSVDDPAIAAEIEVVQSGIEAEKLAGNASWGELFNTKTKVLQRLIMGAMIQSLQQLTGDNYFFYYGTTVFTAVGLQDSFETSIVLGIVNFASTLVGIFLVERYGRRRCLLWGAASMVCCMVVFASVGVTRLWPNGKKNGSSKGAGNCMIVFTCFYLFCFATTWAPIPFVVNSETFPLRVKSKCMSIAQACNWLWGFLIGFFTPFISGAIDFYYGYVFMGCLVFSYFYVFFFVPETKGLTLEEVNTLWEEGVLPWKSTEWVPPNKRNSDYNANDLAEDDQPFFKKMFGKK from the coding sequence atGTCTGAAGAAGGTGCTTATCACGAGGATACAGCCGTCCAAAATCCTCCACCAGAAGCTTTGTCACCAGTTGAATCTGACTCGAACTCAGCTTTATCTACTCCATCTAACAAAGCTGAGGGAGATGACTTGAAAGACTTCGACGAGAACCATGAAGAATCAAACAATTACAttgaaattccaaaaaagCCAGCTTCCGCTTACATTACTGTCTCCATCATGTGTATCATGATTGCTTTTGGTGGTTTCGTTTTCGGTTGGGATACTGGTACCATTTCTGGTTTTGTTGCTCAAACTGATTTCATCAGAAGATTCGGTATGAAGCATCACGACGGTACTCACTACTTGTCTAAGGTTAGAACTGGTTTAATTGTCGctattttcaacattgGTTGTGCCTTTGGTGGTATTATTTTGTCCAAGTTAGGTGACATGTATGGTCGTAAAATGGGTTTAATCGTTGTTGTCGTTATTTACATTATCGGTATTATCATTCAAATTGCATCCATTGACAAGTGGTACCAATATTTCATTGGTAGAATTATCTCTGGTTTAGGTGTTGGTGGTATTGCTGTCTTATCCCCAATGTTAATCTCAGAAGTTTCTCCAAAGCATATTAGAGGTACTCTGGTTTCGTGTTACCAACTTATGATCACCTTGGGTATTTTCTTGGGTTACTGTACCAATTACGGTACCAAGACTTACTCCAACTCTGTGCAATGGAGAGTCCCATTGGGTCTAGGTTTCGCCTGGGCTTTGTTTATGATCGGTGGTATGACGTTTGTTCCAGAATCTCCACGTTACTTAGTTGAAGTTGgtaaaattgaagaagctaAGCGTTCTATTGCTCTTTCAAACAAGGTTAGCGTTGATGATCCAGCTATCGCAGCTGAAATTGAAGTCGTCCAATCTGGTATTGAGGCTGAAAAATTAGCTGGTAACGCTTCCTGGGGTGAATTATTCAACACCAAGACTAAAGTTCTACAACGTTTGATCATGGGTGCTATGATTCAATCTCTACAACAATTGACTGGTGATAACTATTTCTTCTACTACGGTACTACCGTTTTCACTGCTGTCGGTTTACAAGATTCTTTCGAAACTTCTATTGTTTTAGGTATTGTCAATTTCGCTTCCACTTTGGTTGGTATCTTTTTAGTCGAAAGATATGGTCGTCGTAGATGTTTATTGTGGGGTGCCGCTTCTATGGTTTGTTGTATGGTTGTTTTCGCCTCTGTCGGTGTTACTAGATTATGGCCAAATGGTAAGAAAAACGGTTCTTCCAAGGGTGCTGGTAACTGTATGATTGTCTTTACCTGTTTCTACTTATTCTGTTTCGCCACCACCTGGGCTCCAATTCCTTTTGTTGTCAACTCTGAAACTTTCCCATTGAGAGTCAAGTCCAAGTGTATGTCTATTGCCCAAGCCTGTAACTGGTTGTGGGGTTTCTTGATTGGGTTCTTTACCCCATTTATCTCCGGTGCCATCGATTTCTACTACGGTTACGTTTTCATGGGTTGTTTAGTATTTTCCTACTTttatgtcttcttctttgttccTGAAACTAAGGGTTTaactttggaagaagtcAACACTTTGTGGGAAGAAGGTGTCTTACCATGGAAATCAACTGAATGGGTCCCaccaaacaaaagaaattccGACTATAATGCTAATGACTTGGCTGAGGACGACCAACctttcttcaagaagatGTTCGGAAAAAAGTAA
- the HXT1 gene encoding hexose transporter HXT1 codes for MNSTPDLISPQKSNSSNSYELESSRSRAMNTPEGKNESFHDNLSESEAQPAVPPPNTGKGAYVTVSICCVMVAFGGFIFGWDTGTISGFVAQTDFLRRFGMKHHDGSHYLSKVRTGLIVSIFNIGCAVGGILLARLGDMYGRRIGLIVVVVIYTIGIIIQIASIDKWYQYFIGRIISGLGVGGITVLSPMLISEVAPSEMRGTLVSCYQVMITLGIFLGYCTNFGTKNYSNSVQWRVPLGLCFAWALFMIGGMMFVPESPRYLVEVGKIDEARASLAKVNKCPPDHPFIQHELESIEASVEEMKSAGTASWGELFTGKPAMLQRTMMGIMIQSLQQLTGDNYFFYYGTIVFKAVGLQDSFETSIVFGVVNFFSTCCSLYTVDRFGRRNCLMWGAVGMVCCYVVYASVGVTKLWPEGQNGPSSKGAGNCMICFACFYIFCFATTWAPIAYVVISECFPLRVKSKCMSIASAANWIWGFLISFFTPFITGAINFYYGYVFMGCMVFAYFYVFFFVPETKGLSLEEVNDMYAEGVLPWKSASWVPASKRGTDYNANDLMHDDQPFYKSMFSRK; via the coding sequence ATGAATTCAACTCCGGATCTAATATCTCCACAAAAATCCAATTCATCCAATTCATATGAGTTGGAATCTAGTCGTTCGAGAGCAATGAACACTCCAGAAGGTAAAAATGAAAGCTTTCACGACAACTTGAGTGAAAGCGAAGCACAACCTGCTGTCCCACCTCCAAACACTGGTAAGGGCGCCTATGTCACTGTTTCTATTTGTTGTGTTATGGTTGCTTTCGGTGGTTTCATTTTCGGTTGGGATACTGGTACCATTTCTGGTTTTGTTGCTCAAACTGATTTCTTAAGAAGATTCGGTATGAAGCATCACGACGGTTCTCACTACTTGTCTAAGGTTAGAACTGGTTTAATTGTCtctattttcaacatcgGTTGTGCCGTTGGTGGTATTCTTTTGGCCAGACTGGGTGACATGTACGGTCGTAGAATCGGGCTTAttgtcgttgttgttatttatACTATTGGTATCATTATTCAAATTGCCTCCATTGACAAGTGGTACCAATATTTCATTGGTAGAATTATCTCTGGTTTAGGTGTTGGTGGTATTACCGTTTTGTCACCCATGTTAATTTCAGAGGTTGCCCCTAGTGAAATGAGAGGTACATTAGTTTCATGTTACCAAGTTATGATTACCTTAGGTATTTTCCTGGGTTACTGTACTAATTTCGGTACCAAGAATTACTCTAACTCTGTGCAATGGAGAGTCCCCTTGGGGTTGTGTTTCGCCTGGGCTTTGTTTATGATCGGTGGTATGATGTTTGTTCCAGAATCTCCACGTTACTTAGTTGAAGTTGGAAAAATCGACGAAGCCAGAGCTTCTCTTGCCAAGGTTAACAAATGTCCACCAGACCATCCATTTATCCAACATGAGCTGGAATCTATTGAAGCTAGcgttgaagaaatgaaatctGCTGGTACTGCATCTTGGGGTGAATTGTTTACTGGTAAACCTGCCATGCTCCAACGTACTATGATGGGTATTATGATTCAATCTCTACAACAATTGACTGGTGACAACTACTTCTTCTACTACGGTACTATTGTTTTCAAGGCTGTCGGTTTACAGGATTCTTTCGAAACTTCTATTGTCTTTGGTGTtgttaatttcttttccaccTGTTGTTCCCTATACACAGTCGACCGTTTTGGCCGTCGTAACTGTTTGATGTGGGGTGCTGTTGGTATGGTCTGCTGTTACGTTGTCTACGCTTCTGTCGGTGTCACTAAATTATGGCCAGAAGGTCAAAATGGTCCTTCATCTAAGGGTGCTGGTAACTGTATGATTTGTTTCGCCTGTTTCtatattttctgtttcgCCACCACTTGGGCTCCAATTGCTTACGTTGTTATTTCTGAATGTTTCCCATTGAGAGTCAAGTCCAAGTGTATGTCCATTGCCAGTGCGGCCAACTGGATCTGGGGTTTCTTGATTAGTTTCTTTACCCCATTTATCACTGGTGCCATTAACTTCTACTACGGTTACGTTTTCATGGGCTGTATGGTTTTCGCATACTTctatgtcttcttctttgttccAGAAACAAAGGGTCTATCATTAGAAGAAGTCAATGACATGTATGCCGAAGGTGTTTTGCCATGGAAGTCTGCTTCCTGGGTGCCTGCCTCTAAGAGAGGTACCGATTATAATGCTAATGACCTAATGCACGACGACCAACCATTTTACAAGAGTATGTTTAGTAGGAAATAA